A window from Pseudobutyrivibrio ruminis HUN009 encodes these proteins:
- the xseA gene encoding exodeoxyribonuclease VII large subunit — MNKNVYSVSQINTYIERMFSDDFMLGNLSLSGEVSNCKYNHTGHIYFTLKDDKSSISCVMFAGKRAKGLKFNMKDGDQIVVTGYVGIYAAAGRYQVYANEIELAGVGDLYQRFEALKQELEESGMFDAMYKKPIPSHAMRIGIITAPTGAAVHDIIRVSKTRNPFVELILYPAQVQGEGAVPSIISGINCLDEMNLDVIILGRGGGSIEDLWAFNEEPVARAIFKANTPIISAVGHETDFTIADFVADKRAATPSQAAELANFVYEDFARTCERYSDRLNSTLDFKLSSITAQLENYKLRLQSLRPENKIKANQDKLNHLYDRLNSLMNAKIERYESRLIAASGRLDGLSPTKRLASGFGYVTGPDGKKVDSVSNLSIGDSLSIRVKDGMLESQITSISKDK, encoded by the coding sequence ATGAATAAAAATGTATATAGTGTATCTCAGATAAATACATATATTGAGCGTATGTTTTCTGATGATTTTATGCTTGGAAACCTTTCCTTATCAGGGGAGGTTTCTAATTGCAAATACAATCATACAGGACACATATATTTTACTTTGAAGGATGATAAATCATCTATTTCATGTGTAATGTTTGCTGGCAAGCGAGCAAAGGGGCTGAAGTTCAACATGAAGGATGGCGACCAAATAGTGGTTACCGGATATGTTGGAATCTACGCAGCGGCTGGCAGATATCAAGTGTATGCAAACGAGATAGAGCTGGCGGGAGTTGGCGATTTATATCAGCGTTTCGAAGCATTAAAGCAGGAGCTTGAGGAAAGCGGAATGTTTGATGCTATGTACAAAAAGCCTATTCCAAGTCATGCCATGAGAATCGGTATCATCACAGCTCCTACAGGAGCGGCTGTTCACGATATCATCCGTGTATCAAAGACACGAAATCCTTTTGTAGAATTGATTCTTTATCCAGCACAGGTTCAGGGTGAGGGGGCAGTGCCTTCCATCATCTCTGGAATCAATTGTCTGGATGAGATGAATCTGGATGTTATCATCCTAGGTCGTGGTGGTGGTTCCATCGAAGACCTTTGGGCCTTCAATGAGGAGCCGGTAGCACGAGCTATTTTCAAAGCCAACACACCAATCATATCTGCCGTTGGCCACGAAACGGATTTTACTATTGCAGACTTTGTTGCAGATAAAAGAGCAGCAACGCCTTCTCAGGCTGCAGAGCTTGCAAATTTTGTTTACGAGGATTTTGCAAGGACTTGCGAAAGGTATTCTGACAGACTTAACAGCACATTGGATTTTAAGCTTTCATCCATCACAGCTCAGCTTGAGAATTACAAATTACGATTACAATCTCTCAGGCCAGAGAACAAAATCAAGGCAAATCAGGACAAGCTTAACCACTTGTACGATAGGCTTAATAGTCTGATGAATGCAAAAATAGAACGCTACGAAAGCCGTTTGATAGCAGCTTCAGGTAGATTGGATGGTCTTTCTCCAACCAAGCGATTGGCTTCCGGTTTTGGTTATGTGACAGGCCCAGATGGAAAAAAGGTTGATAGCGTATCAAATCTTTCCATTGGAGATAGCCTTAGTATCAGAGTAAAGGATGGTATGCTGGAGAGTCAAATCACCAGCATTTCCAAGGATAAATAG